The following are encoded in a window of Manihot esculenta cultivar AM560-2 chromosome 8, M.esculenta_v8, whole genome shotgun sequence genomic DNA:
- the LOC110620914 gene encoding uncharacterized abhydrolase domain-containing protein DDB_G0269086-like: protein MAPGGEARVILVDEDVGEVAGEDALVIRDILAKAAETKTAEDALPQKESSGVPEEVSGRMASKRPLHSDAPAPAPKKFRAPRRPDPALPPLEKKKNSVVPLLSASNNDILNAEDITHQSPASVVAEIIREWMFGGITAASDPRLLVLSGLLASSTQEQVAFRARSREDLRNTARELLLMVTGIFMEMDARDRALRESVDRRIEEVRLEENLSATSDAQGNLAAVQEDYRSLQFDLHTALKARKKAEGETAEAQKHAQSLEAELSHARRVLKESDERAAAAEVRCEEVLKQLSSTVDDLRERDEAVSQKEEVQRQHEQLKVKFDVVLAQKSEAVARVVVLKQDLSKQADSVKGLTLAAEESKLQNQQLCQQVKSLETRCSALLEEVKLAEDRVQLEVEKCLREYKESPELKKEIQQASEVYLQDYKNSLELKAEVAEACERRLAECLREARQAPSTPLAKLRAAEVDSDGEDVLYGEDDLPLPKGTSHTSAGPSDKDTELGEEDERAAKDIGPPELEIVPYTGDGRSEQEDTRPPTSNNADASVENSNVDSEIPRNVSPLRTIFPPIILDD from the exons ATGGCTCCTGGAGGCGAAGCGAGGGTCATCCTTGTGGATGAGGATGTAGGGGAAGTTGCTGGTGAGGATGCTCTGGTTATTAGGGATATCCTCGCGAAGGCCGCCGAGACTAAGACGGCTGAGGATGCTCTTCCCCAAAAGGAATCCTCAGGTGTCCCTGAAGAGGTTTCTGGGAGGATGGCGAGCAAGCGTCCTCTCCACTCTGACGCTCCTGCCCCCGCTCCTAAGAAGTTTCGAGCTCCCAGACGCCCGGATCCTGCTTTGCCCCCActcgagaagaagaagaactcgGTGGTGCCCCTGCTGTCTGCTTCTAACAATGACATCTTGAATGCGGAGGACATCACCCACCAGTCCCCGGCGAGCGTGGTCGCTGAGATTATTCGGGAATGGATGTTTGGTGGGATCACAGCAGCTTCGGATCCTCGCCTGCTGGTTCTTTCCGGCCTTCTGGCTAGCTCTACTCAAGAGCAGGTGGCCTTCCGAGCTCGGTCCAGAGAGGACCTCAGGAATACTGCTAGGGAGCTGCTCTTGATG GTCACAGGCATATTCATGGAGATGGATGCCCGGGATCGCGCTCTCAGGGAATCTGTGGACCGCCGTATAGAAGAGGTGCGCCTTGAGGAGAACTTATCCGCGACCAGCGATGCCCAGGGCAATCTCGCCGCTGTCCAGGAAGACTACAGGTCCCTTCAGTTTGATTTGCACACGGCCTTGAAGGCCCGTAAGAAGGCTGAGGGGGAGACAGCTGAGGCGCAAAAGCATGCCCAGTCCCTGGAAGCGGAGTTGTCTCACGCCCGGAGGGTTCTCAAGGAATCtgacgagagggcagctgcagcaGAGGTCCGTTGTGAGGAAgttctgaagcagctgtcctccacaGTGGATGATCTGCGTGAGAGGGACGAGGCCGTGAGCCAGAAGGAGGAGGTTCAGCGCCAGCATGAGCAGCTAAAGGTAAAATTTGATGTTGTGCTGGCTCAAAAGAGTGAAGCCGTAGCTCGGGTTGTGGTCCTGAAGCAGGACTTGAGCAAGCAAGCTGATAGTGTTAAGGGCTTGACTTTGGCGGCAGAGGAGTCCAAACTTCAGAATCAACAACTCTGCCAACAAGTCAAATCCCTGGAGACGAGGTGCTCAGCCCTGCTTGAAGAGGTCAAATTGGCTGAGGATAGGGTCCAGCTGGAGGTTGAGAAGTGTCTAAGGGAGTATAAGGAGTCCCCCGAGCTGAAGAAGGAGATCCAGCAGGCCAGTGAAGTTTATCTCCAGGATTACAAGAATTCTTTGGAGCTAAAAGCCGAGgtagctgaggcctgcgagAGGCGACTTGCAGAAT GTTTGAGGGAGGCCAGACAGGCTCCTTCCACTCCGCTAGCGAAGCTCCGAGCTGCTGAGGTggactctgatggcgaggaCGTTCTCTACGGAGAGGATGACCTGCCCTTGCCTAAGGGAACTTCTCACACTTCAGCTGGGCCCTCTGATAAGGACACTGAGCTAGGAGAAGAGGATGAAAGGGCTGCCAAAGATATCGGGCCTCCGGAGCTAGAGATTGTACCTTATACGGGTGATGGGAGATCTGAGCAAGAGGACACCAGACCTCCCACAAGCAATAACGCAGATGCTAGTGTAGAGAATAGCAATGTAGATAGTGAGATACCTAGaaatgtaagtcctttgaggacaATCTTTCCTCCAATAATCTTAGATGATTAG
- the LOC110621642 gene encoding secoisolariciresinol dehydrogenase produces the protein MRGFSSLPSSAQRLQGKVALITGGASGIGESTARLFARHGAKVLIADIQAELGDSLSKQISSESGQQVSYVHCDVTKESEVENAVNKAVSLHGKLDIMFNNAGITGKYDTSISSFEAEEFKKVFDINVYGGFLGAKHAARVMIPEKKGSILFTSSVASVTYGGVPHPYSASKHAIVGLTKNLAVELGQHGIRVNCISPSGMPTPLVARTMGGLDMKQVQEALLAVANLKGVKVDCNDVAEAALYLGSEDSKFVSGLNVVVDGGYSLRNAGYGINK, from the exons ATGAGAGGCTTCTCTTCTCTACCATCTTCTGCTCAGAG GTTACAGGGCAAAGTGGCTTTGATAACTGGCGGCGCTAGTGGCATCGGCGAGAGCACCGCCAGGCTGTTTGCCAGGCATGGCGCTAAGGTTCTAATTGCAGATATCCAAGCTGAATTGGGCGATTCATTATCCAAACAAATCAGTTCAGAATCAGGCCAACAAGTTTCCTACGTCCACTGCGACGTGACAAAAGAATCTGAGGTTGAAAACGCAGTTAACAAAGCAGTTTCACTCCATGGAAAGCTAGATATAATGTTCAACAATGCAGGAATCACAGGAAAATATgatacatccatatcatcattTGAAGCTGAAGAATTCAAGAAAGTTTTTGACATAAACGTTTACGGAGGATTCTTGGGAGCCAAACACGCAGCAAGAGTAATGATCCCAGAAAAGAAAGGTAGCATCTTGTTCACTTCAAGTGTTGCTTCAGTAACTTATGGTGGAGTCCCACATCCATATTCAGCATCAAAGCACGCCATTGTTGGTCTCACAAAGAACTTGGCTGTAGAATTAGGGCAGCATGGGATACGAGTGAATTGCATTTCACCTTCAGGGATGCCTACTCCTTTGGTTGCAAGAACCATGGGAGGGCTGGATATGAAGCAAGTGCAGGAAGCACTTTTAGCTGTTGCAAATTTGAAAGGAGTAAAGGTGGATTGTAATGATGTTGCAGAGGCAGCTTTATATCTTGGAAGTGAAGATTCTAAGTTTGTGAGTGGATTGAACGTTGTGGTTGATGGAGGTTACAGCTTGAGAAATGCAGGTTATGGCATAAATAAGTAA